A single region of the Bacteroides luhongzhouii genome encodes:
- a CDS encoding RagB/SusD family nutrient uptake outer membrane protein, whose translation MKQNKYGTWAVGAFMLLLSAAACTDSYESTPVDMFTEDYLFSRTDSNGTVVRKYLNRIYYYMRNGHNGVNGDYLDAASDDALSVYSSESDVYKLAIGRYSASNLINSDMIWSDPYLVIRRVNILLSGIDVVPFNTTYTDALGNTRRLNDSMKAEARFLRAYFYFELVKRYGGVPIIGDKVYELNENIELPRSTFEQCIKYIVSELDDIKDDLRSLPLPDAAASAHVVNTQAAQALKIRVLLYAASPLFNEKPIESGNELIGYASYDRERWKIAADAARNFINTYGTGDGAIMGLDDNFKNVFTNWYSNEHKEVIFFRENAMDKTVETANGPLGLSGAKQGNGRTNPTQNLVDAFLMKDGHFIKEGKYKYDEQLPYAQRDPRLEYTIIHNGSSWVNSTMETWQGGANNPLGSSYSLTSYYMRKFMGDFEAANEYQDTQHNWVMFRYAEILLNFAEAENEYLSTPSQAVYDAIIALRRRAGIEPGEKNLYGLTTNGLTHNLTQAEMRKVIQNERRIELAFEEHRYWDIRRWRLAEQVYAQPIQGMYITKSQTSTTYVPQAVLNVQWDNKRYFYPIPYSEVIKNKNMVQNPNW comes from the coding sequence ATGAAACAAAATAAATATGGCACATGGGCAGTAGGAGCATTTATGCTGTTATTGAGTGCTGCCGCATGTACAGACAGTTATGAGAGTACGCCTGTAGATATGTTTACAGAAGATTACCTCTTCTCGAGGACCGACTCCAACGGAACTGTCGTACGTAAGTATCTCAACCGCATTTACTATTACATGCGCAATGGACACAACGGTGTAAATGGTGACTATCTGGATGCCGCTTCCGATGATGCGCTCTCTGTCTATTCGTCCGAGTCTGATGTATACAAACTGGCCATCGGACGTTACAGTGCCTCCAATCTTATTAACTCGGATATGATTTGGAGCGACCCTTATTTGGTGATTCGCCGCGTAAACATTCTGTTGAGTGGCATTGACGTAGTACCTTTCAACACTACTTACACTGATGCACTCGGTAATACACGCAGGCTCAATGATTCTATGAAAGCCGAAGCCCGGTTCCTGCGTGCTTACTTCTATTTTGAATTGGTAAAGCGCTACGGTGGAGTGCCCATTATCGGTGATAAAGTGTACGAATTGAACGAAAACATCGAATTGCCACGTAGCACGTTCGAGCAATGTATCAAGTATATTGTAAGTGAGCTTGACGATATCAAAGATGACCTTCGTTCGCTGCCACTACCTGACGCCGCCGCTAGCGCACACGTAGTAAACACACAGGCTGCCCAGGCACTGAAGATTCGTGTATTGCTCTATGCAGCAAGTCCGTTATTCAACGAAAAGCCCATTGAATCTGGTAATGAGTTGATAGGATATGCCTCTTATGATCGCGAACGTTGGAAAATAGCCGCCGATGCCGCCCGCAACTTTATTAACACGTACGGAACAGGTGACGGAGCTATCATGGGACTTGACGATAATTTCAAGAATGTATTTACCAATTGGTATTCAAACGAACATAAAGAAGTTATCTTCTTCCGTGAAAACGCAATGGATAAGACGGTGGAAACAGCTAACGGTCCGTTGGGACTTAGCGGTGCCAAACAAGGAAACGGCCGCACCAATCCCACACAGAATTTAGTCGATGCGTTCCTTATGAAAGACGGTCACTTCATCAAAGAAGGTAAATATAAGTACGATGAACAGCTTCCTTACGCACAACGTGATCCACGTTTGGAATATACCATTATACACAATGGTTCGTCATGGGTGAACTCTACGATGGAAACATGGCAGGGTGGAGCCAATAATCCTCTTGGTTCGTCATACTCGCTCACGAGTTATTACATGCGTAAGTTTATGGGTGATTTCGAAGCAGCCAACGAATATCAAGACACACAACACAACTGGGTGATGTTCCGTTACGCCGAAATACTTCTGAATTTTGCCGAAGCCGAAAACGAATATTTGTCTACTCCTTCACAAGCAGTATATGATGCTATCATCGCCCTGCGTCGACGTGCAGGTATCGAACCTGGTGAAAAGAATTTGTATGGACTAACAACCAATGGGCTGACACATAATTTGACGCAAGCCGAAATGCGCAAAGTGATTCAGAATGAACGCCGCATTGAATTGGCTTTTGAAGAGCATCGCTATTGGGACATTCGTCGTTGGCGACTTGCCGAACAGGTCTATGCACAGCCTATTCAAGGAATGTACATCACTAAATCACAGACTTCCACGACCTACGTTCCGCAAGCTGTGCTCAATGTACAATGGGACAATAAACGTTATTTCTATCCGATTCCTTATTCGGAAGTAATAAAAAATAAGAATATGGTTCAAAACCCTAATTGGTAA
- a CDS encoding SusC/RagA family TonB-linked outer membrane protein translates to MKRVIITFLCLLCIVQAYSQSFTISGTIIDGESNEPLIGAGILVKGAGRGTITDIDGKYSLEVKRGETLVFSFVGYQNQEVAITNQRTLNIALRVSEANNLNEVVITGRGSAKRITLTGAVSGIQANELRRVPTSSLQNTLSGKLPGFFSQQRSGQPGKDASDFFIRGVSSLNEDGNKPLIMVDDVEYSYEQLSQINVNEIESISILKDASTTAIYGIKGANGVLVVKTRRGEEGKPVIHVRAEAGGQIPVRKPNFLDSYNTALLVNEARTNDGLTKMFTQHDLELFKDGSDPYGHPNVNWYDEVFKKSAMQSNINVDVSGGTKRLKYFVSGGYFSQGGLVRNFAKADDDVNTGYFYRRFDYRTNLDFTVTDNLTMRLDFSSRFMNINEPSSLNATGEIYNFTAMHPYSAPVLNPDGSYAYLSDVDGYGPTLNARLANEGYTRTRRNDNNILYGVNWKMDWLTKGLSANARIAYSTIDEVFRKVNRGKDAYPTYHYDPTTDQYNINPNRQYAYSQYALTAGTNQAVKNLDVQASINYARVFNGIHDVSATLLYSRQSRTVEKNPNDTGEKIPENFQGLTATVGYKYKDKYLVDFNVAYNGTDRFAEGHRYGIFPAIGVGWRISEESFFKDNISFIQLLKIRASYGIVGSDVAMGNRYLYNQIYTATDNAYNFGQSDVTSTAITEGDLGNSSVTWEEAKKFDIGLDFNAFDRFSFTFDWFYDRRYNQLVKRNDIPQILGVGTSPINVARTSNMGFDGQIGYQDRFGEFNFNTNFVFSYAKNKVEFNAEAQQRYDWLSATGRPIGQPFGYTWIGYYTPEEVDLIHAGAANAPAVPNTDVPIQAGDLKYKDLNGDGVINDFDKGAIGKPNLPNTTLGWTIGGSWKGLSVSVLFQGSFNYSFSVNGTGIEPFKSQFQPLHQKRWTLERYLNGEAIEFPRLTSNPSTVNSAAAYMSDFWLIDAWYIRLKTIDVSYQVPTKVLPSWLTNLRVYLNAYNMFTWTSFDKYQQDPEIKSNSAGDAYMNQRVFNLGVQLTF, encoded by the coding sequence ATGAAAAGAGTAATTATAACATTCTTGTGCCTCCTCTGCATTGTACAGGCATACTCCCAATCGTTTACGATAAGCGGTACCATTATTGATGGGGAAAGCAACGAACCGCTTATCGGGGCGGGTATTCTGGTAAAGGGAGCCGGAAGGGGTACCATCACCGATATAGATGGAAAATATTCGCTGGAAGTGAAACGCGGCGAAACATTGGTATTTTCGTTTGTAGGCTATCAAAATCAGGAAGTCGCAATAACGAATCAGCGCACACTGAATATCGCATTGAGGGTTTCCGAAGCCAACAACCTGAACGAAGTTGTTATCACAGGTCGCGGTAGCGCGAAACGTATCACTCTGACCGGTGCCGTGAGCGGTATTCAAGCCAACGAATTGCGTAGAGTTCCTACAAGTAGCTTGCAGAATACATTATCGGGTAAACTGCCCGGCTTCTTCAGTCAGCAACGTTCCGGTCAGCCGGGAAAAGATGCTTCCGATTTCTTCATCCGTGGTGTCAGCTCCTTGAATGAGGACGGTAACAAACCGCTTATTATGGTTGATGATGTGGAATACAGTTACGAACAGCTGTCGCAAATCAATGTCAATGAGATTGAAAGCATATCTATATTGAAAGATGCATCCACTACTGCTATTTATGGTATCAAGGGCGCTAACGGTGTGTTGGTAGTCAAGACACGTCGCGGTGAAGAAGGAAAACCAGTGATCCATGTGCGTGCAGAAGCCGGCGGTCAGATACCTGTCCGTAAACCCAACTTCTTAGACTCATACAACACCGCCCTGTTAGTCAACGAGGCACGTACTAACGATGGTTTGACTAAAATGTTTACACAACATGATTTGGAACTGTTTAAAGACGGTTCCGACCCATACGGGCATCCTAATGTAAACTGGTACGATGAAGTGTTCAAAAAATCGGCTATGCAGTCGAACATCAATGTCGACGTATCGGGCGGTACCAAACGTTTGAAATACTTTGTTTCCGGCGGTTATTTCTCACAAGGTGGTTTGGTTCGTAACTTTGCTAAAGCGGATGACGATGTGAATACCGGCTATTTTTACCGCCGTTTTGACTACCGTACCAACTTGGACTTTACAGTTACTGATAATCTGACTATGCGCCTGGACTTCAGTTCACGCTTCATGAATATCAACGAACCGAGTAGTCTGAATGCTACAGGCGAGATTTACAATTTCACCGCTATGCACCCCTACTCGGCACCGGTACTCAATCCGGACGGATCGTATGCTTACCTTTCAGATGTGGACGGTTACGGACCTACATTGAATGCACGTTTGGCTAACGAAGGTTACACGCGTACACGCCGTAACGATAACAACATTCTCTACGGTGTGAACTGGAAGATGGATTGGCTCACCAAAGGATTGTCGGCCAATGCACGCATAGCTTATTCTACTATCGACGAAGTCTTCCGCAAGGTGAACCGGGGAAAAGATGCGTACCCTACCTACCACTACGATCCTACTACGGATCAGTACAACATCAATCCCAACCGTCAATATGCTTATTCACAGTATGCTCTGACGGCCGGAACCAACCAGGCTGTGAAAAATCTGGATGTTCAGGCCTCCATCAACTATGCACGCGTATTCAATGGAATACACGACGTTAGTGCCACGTTACTGTATAGCCGCCAAAGCCGTACCGTAGAAAAAAATCCAAACGATACAGGAGAAAAGATTCCCGAAAACTTTCAGGGCCTTACCGCTACCGTAGGTTACAAATATAAAGATAAATATCTGGTCGACTTCAATGTTGCATACAACGGTACCGACCGTTTCGCCGAAGGACACCGCTACGGAATATTCCCTGCTATTGGCGTGGGTTGGCGTATCTCCGAAGAATCGTTCTTCAAGGATAACATTTCTTTCATCCAACTATTGAAAATCAGAGCTTCGTATGGTATTGTTGGTTCGGACGTAGCTATGGGTAACCGCTACCTTTACAACCAGATATATACAGCAACTGATAATGCTTATAATTTCGGACAAAGCGATGTCACTTCCACTGCTATTACGGAAGGTGACCTTGGTAATAGCAGTGTGACATGGGAAGAAGCCAAGAAGTTTGACATAGGTCTCGACTTCAATGCATTCGATCGCTTCTCATTCACTTTCGACTGGTTCTACGATAGACGATATAATCAGCTTGTGAAACGCAATGACATACCGCAGATCTTAGGTGTGGGTACTTCACCTATCAACGTGGCACGCACCAGCAATATGGGTTTCGACGGACAGATTGGTTATCAAGACCGTTTCGGTGAGTTCAACTTCAATACCAACTTCGTATTCTCGTATGCTAAGAATAAGGTAGAATTTAATGCCGAAGCACAACAAAGATACGATTGGTTGTCGGCAACAGGTCGTCCTATCGGCCAACCATTCGGTTACACTTGGATAGGTTATTATACACCTGAAGAAGTGGACTTGATTCATGCAGGAGCCGCAAATGCACCGGCTGTGCCCAATACCGACGTGCCTATCCAAGCCGGCGACTTGAAATACAAAGATTTGAACGGAGACGGTGTTATCAACGACTTCGACAAGGGAGCTATTGGTAAGCCAAACTTACCCAACACCACACTGGGATGGACAATCGGTGGTTCGTGGAAAGGATTGTCAGTGAGCGTACTCTTCCAAGGTTCGTTCAACTACAGTTTCTCGGTAAACGGCACAGGTATCGAACCTTTCAAGAGTCAATTCCAACCTCTACACCAGAAACGCTGGACATTGGAACGCTACCTGAACGGTGAAGCCATCGAATTTCCGCGCTTAACAAGCAATCCGTCAACTGTAAACAGCGCAGCAGCGTATATGTCCGACTTTTGGTTGATTGATGCTTGGTACATCCGCTTGAAAACCATCGACGTCTCCTATCAAGTGCCCACAAAAGTGTTGCCTTCATGGCTTACAAACCTCCGTGTCTATCTCAATGCTTACAACATGTTTACATGGACAAGTTTTGATAAGTATCAACAAGACCCGGAAATCAAGTCCAACTCCGCCGGTGATGCATACATGAACCAGCGCGTGTTTAACTTAGGAGTACAACTTACATTCTAA